The nucleotide sequence tagtgtgggatttttacccactaaaacccctcggtgatgcccaccctctgcGGCATGGCGGGCTATGGGGTCGTGCCATATTCGTCGCCACGGCCCGCCAATGTGCCGCCTTGCGACCAAACCGTCGCCCTTCTCGTGGGGAGGAGAAGCCTCCCCACACAACAATATTAAATCCCACCCCACCCTTATCGAAGCCGACGACGTCACCACGCCCGCCGTCGTCTCCACACACCTGACCGCGTGCAATGGTgtcatgggcccccgcccatgacacctgcggccatggcggcctcggtcaatcccgggaactccgacaccccggaccAAGACCGCCGAACGTTTCACATCCTAGCGTTCGACGACCAAGAAGCTGATTGGCAGCAGATTCGTCTGGCCCAAAATGAATAAAGACATTTTGCGCTGGGCTAGAACCTGCATTCCATGCCAACGCAGCAAGGTCGGCAGGCATATAATTAATCCTCCACAGCGTATGGTTGTTCCAGAGGACCGTTTCAAACATATACATTTAGACTTAATAGGTCCATTACCACCAAGAGACGGTTACAGGTACTGTTTAACAATGATTGACAGATTCTCCCGGTGGCCTGAGGCAATACCAATTAAAGATATGACAGCCAAAACTGTTgctgtaaatttttgtaatacttgGATCACAAGATTCGGAGCTCCAGCAACGATTACAACCGATAAGGGTTCACAGTTTGAAGGAGTACTTTTCAAAGCTCTCACTAATTTAATTGGTTGTAAACACATCCACACCACAGCTTATCATCCAGCTTTAAATGGCATGGTGGAAAGATGGCACAGGTCATTAAAAGCAGCCATTATGTGCCATGAAAGTAGTAATTGGACAGCAGTTTTGCCTACGGTTCTATTAGGTTTACGAACTAGCTTTAAACAAGACATTCAAGCAACAGCAGCAGAAATGCTGTATGGTGTACCCCTCAGACTGCCAGGAGAATTCTTCGTCGACACTCAAGCACAGGACAATTTTAGTTTAGACAGTTTCAGAGATTACATGCGACAGATCAGACCTAGACAAACGGCACACCACTATAAACGGAAATACTTCATCCCTAAGAGTTTACATGACTGCACACACGTTTTTATCCGTATTGACGTTGTTAAGAAACCACTGGAGCAACCATATGAAGGaccttataaaattgtaaagcgTGTCACGGATACCACCTTTTTAGTAGATATTAAAGGAAATCAAGTGGTACTTTCGACGGAACGGTTGAAACCAGCGTTCATCGAAAAAGATGCTCATAACCTTGCAGATACGTATTCTAGAGTAGTATCACAGTATAAGAAAGCACAGCAGGTTCACTCTACCCAAAAGTGGCTTAATATTTGTCACTCGCGCATGACCGAATCGCACAACCAGcaggttgtgtggttgtgaatgGCTGGTAATAGCACATGTGCTCGTTATTATTGTCACctactttttcaaataaataaataaatatatatatataatgtgCGAAGCAAAATGGTGTTGTATAAAAGGCTGTCAAAGTGCAACGAGTGAAAAACGTGGAATAAAAGAAACTTTGTTTAGATTCCCGAAAGATGTAGAAAGGTTAGTTTATTATGTTacttatcttgtatttattatagCTTTTAAGGGAGAGtgcatgaatttattatttattcattatattaattgttgAGAAGTGTAGTGCTTCTTTCTAccctatatatatatgtgtgtgaaAGTGTGGTGCCATCTGGGAGTGTATGAGAAAACAAAGGAGAGTCGAATAAAAGAGAATCGAAAAGGTTTCTCCCAAAGAAGATGGCGACTTTGGCCAGACTATGGCTCATTGCGCCTACAATATTCTCTACTCCTTACAACATCTCAACAACGCCATCTCGTTCCCGCACCATAAAGCGCACGTTTCTATATTCGCCCTTAGGCTTCCCATCTCATACATTATTTCATACTCACACTCCCCACACACATTCATCCGCATACCAGCATTGcacttattataaataaagttaCAATCCAAACTATATACTATAACCGCTATAATCGCTTCCAGTCtctgtatacatatatctataAAAATAGCTGTATTTATATCtctgttcataaaaataaaaattatatctcTTTTCTCACTCGACAAATACTTTTTGATCACagttttattttgcatttcttGATAAATGCTCCAATCAGTCTCGGTGGTTTGAAAGCACCCATCTCTTTGGTCTCGAAGAAATTGCTATCTTTCACTACCTTACATCTTTCCATTCTCTCCACAAACTTCACCCTTTCATTCTCGTATTTATCACATTCCCACAAAGCGTGGTCTATATCCTCCACTCTCTCACACGTCTCACAGTAGGGGTCGTTTACCATGAACTTCCTAAAGAGCGACCATCCTAAATTGTAATGATTCGCTCTAATTCTGTTTAGGCTGCAGATTGTATCCCTTCCCACCTGTCCTATTCCTGTGAACCATGGGAAGTCCTTGCCCCCATTGTTCCATCTTGCCTCATAATATTTCCTCTATCCCTCATCTTTCTCCTATAATCCTTCAGGGTATATTTCACCCAGAAATCAGCGTCTCCCAACGTTGCCTCCTTTGCCACTCTATCCGCTCTCTCATTCCCCTCTATCCCCACATGAGCCGAGATCCACGCAACCGCCACCTTTCCTCCTATCACTCCCCCATTTTCCACCCTCCAATTCCTTTTCTTTATCCTATTTCTTATTTCATCTATCATGTCTCCCTCGTCCTGCTCTCTGTTGTCGTTTGCCAGTTTTCTTATCACACTCAGGGAATCCGACATGATCAACATATTACATTCCCTATATCTACCATCCGCTATCTCCACCGCCCTGCCTACCACTATCATTTCAATTGTGTATACCGAACATTCCGCAGGCGCGGTGAACATTTCCTCTTCCCACCTACCCCCTCCGTGCCTAATAACTATCGCTCCCCCCCCCCCACTCTTTCTACCGTCGATTCTTGACCCATCCGTATAAATCTCTATTACTTCTTCCATGTTAAAGATTTTTGTTTAAGTTCCCCTATCAAAACCCCCTCTCCTATAGGATTGTCAGAATATCCCACGCCCAATTCCATCTCCAGACACCTCTCCATCCTATATAttctccacatccccacataCTCTTCCCTTCCCCTTCTATACATTCCTACCCTTCTCTCCTCCAGCCTCCTCCATGCGTCAATCATCGCGTCTTTACCCTCCTCTATTTCTTCAGGAACACTATACCTGATCCTGCTTTCAACGGCCTCAATTACCCTATCATCCCTCATCCAGAACTTTCTAGCCAGATATCCCTCCACCAGCATATCCAATCTAGTTTCTAAGTTCATTATTCCCGCTTCCGTCTCCATTACATTGATTGGTGTCGAAATTCTATACCCCATGGCTATCCTTATGCCTGCATTATGTATCTTCTGAATCCTTTCCCTCATGCAGTAATGACCCCCATATTCGATTACCGATCTTATCAAGGCCTTGAAAACCCTCAAAATAGTTTCCGGTCCCGTTCCCTTTCTTATACCCCCTATACACTTAAGTAAATTTATTCTTTTCCTTAATTTCGCAATCATGTGGTCCGTGTGCTTTTTAAAGCTCAATGTTTCATCCAACCACATTCCCAAAAACTTTGCCGCGTCAATCCCTCTTATCCTTTCCCCATTAACCTCGAAGTTCTCTCTCCTATAATACATCCCTCTTCTCCTCCCCGCATATGTTGCTATTTGTGTTTTTTCTGCCGAAATTGATAAacctattttaattaaattttcacttaGCCTGTTAATTGCCGTCTCTATTCTTCTTTTCCCTTCTACCCTATCCTCAAACTCTACATATATCACAATGTCATCTGCATATTGCAGAATTTTAACCCCTAACTCCCCTAAACCCTCCGCTATTTCTGCTCTATACAAATTGTACAGGAGAGGGCTGAGGACTGATCCTTGTGGTAGACCCTTCAGCAATTTCAATGGAATCACAACTCTATCCAAGCCCCTAATCTCCACCCTTCTCTCCCTTAACCAGGACAAGATGTATCTTCTGATTTTCTTCGGGCAGTCCATGTCCCTCAATTTCACAGCTACTTCCTCATGTACCACATTGTCATATGCCGCTTTGACGTCTATGAAGGCCGCGGTTACCATCTTTCCTTTCCCCCAGCATTCCTTTATGTTGTTCACCAAGATGCCAATGTTGTCCATCGTCGACCTTCCCTTTCTGAAACCGCTCTGGTTATTATCCATCTTCCCATTTTCTTCCACCCAAATTCTCATCCTTTCATTAACCAACCTTTCCAGCAGTTTTCCCATACAGTTCATCAACGATATAGGTCTTAACGCTTTTTTCTGTGGCTTTGATATAAATTTAACCACCGCCATCTTCCATCTTATTGGGATATTCCCTTTATTCCATACGTCGTTATATAGTTCCAGCATGGCTTCCCTCCAGCCCAGCGTCCATATCTTCATTACGTCGTAGCCGATCCCATCCTCTACCGGCGTCGACTTCCCCTTAACGGCTCTCAACGGCTCCTCCATCTCCAAGTCTCTCGTTATCCAGTCCTCTCTCGACTCTCCCTCCTCATCTCCCTCGTTTATCTCGCTACTTCCTCTCTCCTCGTTATTAActgcttcttcttcctcttcttctcctAACCTACAACAATATCCCGTTTCCTCTAGTTTTCTTACCTCCTCCTCTtccattttctttatttcccaGGTTCCCATATCTCTTTGGTCTTCCATTGTCACTCCCCTGGCCAGACTTTTCACTTTCTTCCACATCTCTCCGATATTTCCTTTGTATTTGATGCTTTTTATGAAATCGTGCCAAGCTTTAGTCTTTTTCCTCTTAATTGCCTCTTCCATCTTTTTCCTTGCTTCCTTTAGCCTTTCCCAATTCCCCTCTGTTGGCCTTTTTCCCATCTCCTTTGTTGCTCTTCTTCTCTCCTCCTTCAGTTCCTCACACTCTTTATCCCACCATGGCTACCTTCTAACCCTTTTCCTATTCCTATTACTGTTCCTATTTCTATTTCCATTTCTTTCTCCTCCTCCATTCCTATTCCCCCTTCCCATTCTCGGCCCTTTGTAACTTTCTTCACTTCCTATCCCCATTAACTCTACTATTTCTTTGCATCTTACCTCTATCCCCCTTCTTGATCTCACTATTTCTTTAACCTTTTCCTCACTCCTAATCAACCATTTCAACAGCTCTGTTTTGTCTACCTTCTCCATTCTATACCTCCTTCCTCTTATCCTCTCCCCCACCCAATTTGCTTCCTCTCCCCATCTAAACTCTATCGCCTGATGATCCGAGCCCCCAGTTTCTCCCGTTTCTCTTGCACTAATATCTAAAGCATTTTCTGCCGGGACTATGACTAGGTCGATGTTAGAGGCCACCTGATCTGGTCTACCTATTCTTGATAAGGTGCCAAAGTTCACTACCACCATACCCTCTTCATCAAGCACCTCTTCCAACACTTCCCCTGCAGCGTCCCCATTTTCGCAATTCCAACTCCTACTCATAGCATTAAAGTCACCTATAAATATTTTCCTTCTTCCACTTCTCGCGTCTCTGAACATTCTCCTACATTCCTCCCAATTCAATGCCGTTCCCGGTCTTCTGTATACTACAATCAATTctacaccccccccccccccccccctcttcTGTTTCTATTTCCACACACACGTTTTCCCACTTATTATCATTTCTTAAATAGATTCCCGACCTAATTATCCTAATATTTTCCTTTACCATTACGCATAAGCCCCCACTTCTATTTTCCGTTTCACAATCCTTCCTGATCAAATGCCAGCCCGGAATCCTAAAACTATCCTCCGGTCTTAGCCATGTCTCTACCATCGCCAACACATCCAAACCTTCTACCATTCCCCTAACCTCTTCTCTCTTATTCCTAATACTCCTAGCATTCCATATCCCACACCTCAAACCCCCTGACATCTCCGGTGTCATATCTCAACCTTCCTCACGCTCCTCTCCTTCCCGGTCTTACTCCCATTTCCATCCTTCCCACTTCCAGCAGCAAACCAGACGCATACCCAATCAAGACAAAacaaaacaaacagaaaaaaataaaacaaataaccaTTTTCTTGATCCCTCTTTTTTAAAAAACCCCAAACCTTTATATCTTTGTGATTTCTATAACCTAGGTAACATTTTTTCTTTAGGAACATATTTTTAGGACAACTACCTACAGGAAATGCGCCCTTTAGACTCCCCTTGCTCTTACATACTAACTTACTACAACTAAGCGCGATcgcatataaaattaataaatgtatatagaaaaatatatatatgaatacataGAAATATCTGAAGTCAAAAAAAAAGGACCATCGCACAGCCCTTGTAACTATATAACCATCTTGAGCATCTCAAGTTAAGACTTGTCTGTCTACCGCTAGTCCTATACCTAACCTTAAAACTAATTGCGCAGACTACAGTCTTTAACACAGTCTTTTTTTCGCTAGCACGCCTTATCTCTAACTCTTTACAGTCTTTGatttcattctttattttagTCTTAGTCACACTTCTGACTCTCCACTCTAAACTTTTCACTATTTCTAACTTATTTCTTACTTTCACTTTGCTCACTTTAATCTCTTCTATATCACTCCCCTCATTCTTTCCcctcttcttcattttttttcctGCTCTTCTTCTGTTCCTGTACTCTTCCTCTCCCCTTCTTCTTTCTCCTTTGACTTTAGTTCCTCCTCCGCATACTCTCACTCTCCTTCATTTCCTTTCCTTTCTCGTTGTCTCCTCCATCTTTATTTCCTTCTGCTGTTGTCCTTCCTCTAACTTCCCTTGTTCTCTTCCAACACTCTCTCAGCATAACTTTCTCAATCATTTCCTCCTCCTTCCTTTTCCTCAATTCCTCCCTTTCTTTTTCTACCCTTCTTCTTAATCTGTCTCTGGTCCTCTGATCTATCTCTATTTCAAAGGGGGGGCTTGTCACCTCATTCCAGTCTTCTTCTGGGTCGGAGTGCACCGTTCTTCTCTCTCTGTACTTCCGCGTTCTCACTATCTCGTGGAACTTCCCTTCGAGGTTTTTCTCTTTTAGCATTTTTATGACTTCTTCCAATATCTCgtcttcttttctcttttccaGTTCGACGAGCCATTCTCTATTCATCTGCTTTTCTCTTCTTATTCTCCTCCTCTCCTTCTCCATTTCGTCCTTATTGAGAGCCCATTCTAATCTTTCGTATTCACAGTCTCCCTCCGGTTCTTCTCCCACCATTAAATGTGGTAGAGGTATCCTTTTTAATATCTCTATCTTGCCCTCTTTCTTCTTCCCCTCAGTCTTCTTTTTGCAGTCAAGACACAGATATCTGTTGCCCATTACTACTAGATCAGTCTTTTCATTAAGGCATGCAGGCTTTATACCTCTCTTAACCTTTCTCCACCCTTCCTCCTCTTCCTTTCCATTCGTACCCTCCTTTCCGCTCGCATTCTCCTCTCTGTCTCCGCAAGCTCCTTGTCGCCAgtcctcttcttcctcctccgtCCTTTTCTCTTCCGCTCTTCCCTTTACCACCTCGCTAAATGCCTTTCTTCCGTTCTCTGTTTGTGCCTCACCTGCGACCCTTCTATTATTTCTTCCAGGTCTTGTTCTTTTAATATTGTCCAGTTCTCTCTTTTCTTCATTGGTAGTATTGGGAAGTCCCCACTACTCCCCATAAACTCCTCGACTCCCTCAACTCTATCCGGTTTCACGTCTCCCGTGGCACGCGCCACCATCCCCCTAGCAGTATCGAATTCGACGTTTTTATAAGCCATTACCTTTTTAATGGCAGCCTCCCTTTGCCATACCCAGCACTGCCTGGCAAGAGATCCATGTTCACCTCCGCAATTAAGGCACTTAGGCTTCCTGTCACATTCACCGTGCTGTTTATCATCACACATCGCACATCTTTTATGTTCCTCCCTACACTGGGCCTGGTAGTGTCCGAATTTCAAGCAACGGAAGTACTGCTTGACCGGTTCCACATAGGACTCTATTCTAATTCCCACGTGGCCTTGTCCTATCAGTAGGCGCGTGGGTAATACGCCCGCCttgaaagtaatcaaaattgttCTTAAAGGACTAAACACAACCTTTCTGTCGATGATTCTTCTTTTCGTCATCCTTTCGAGCACGTATTGGCCCTGTCCCGGCATCGCCTCCTCTCTTAGTTCGTCCACCGAGTCCTCCCATTCGTAGATAATTCCCTTTCTGTAGGCCATTCTTCTTGATAAGAATGCTCTCACTCTTCCTTCCGGCCTGctatattttcttaataaagCGTTCGCCTCTTCTCTCTCCCTTGTCACGATTTCTGCCCTGTTAAAACCGAccattttaatactttttatcTTAACGCCAGCGCCCTGGGCTACTCTGTatagattaattaaattatttctcttCGACGCTTTTATTACTCTATCCcttctattattattagtattgcCTACATgtctattttttaaaatcatgCACACCACATACTCATCCTTATTTACATCATCATCATATAACTGCATTCCCCATTCTCTACCTCTCCTTGTTGGAGACTTATCATTCACTCTTTCGTTAGCCACGTGTTCGACACCCACGCCATTTTCCCCGCACGCGTTTCTTAACACTAAGTCAGTCTTACTTCTgtctttttcattattttttgtgCTTTCCCTATCACTATCCTTCTTATCTACTATCTTATTATTACAAGCATTGTCTTTAATACCTATTTTCTCCTGCAACACCTTGTTGTCCTCTTTGTCTTTCTCTATACGCTCACTACTTACACTTCTCGACCTTCTCGCACCACTCTCTAAACTGAAATGGCCGACACTTGTTGCGTCCTTCGCTATTTTACCACGCCACCGCTTCTTCTCTTCCGGCGCTGGCATCTCTGCCATTGCCAACACTGTCACTCCTGCCAACCTATTCTCCTCGTTTTCCTCGCCAACTTCATGTTCCTTCACCTCCTTTATCCTCTTCCTCTCCGTCCCCTCTTCCTCTTCCCGTGAGTCATCTTCCATCTCTCTCTCCCTACTTCTTTTCTTACACTCCTCTATATCCATTCTTTCTTCCTCattcctttcttttcttctctcttGGCTCTCCTCTTCACTTTTCTCTTTAGCTGCTGCAGTTAATACCGCCTCTTCCTCTCCTGACAAGTATTCGAGGACCCAgtcttttcttaaattttccaagaCCTCATTTCCCTTTTTATCCTTTACTGACTTGTCTTCCGTTCTGCCTTCCTCTCCTATTTCCTCCTCTCTCACCTCCTTCTCTATTTCTTCCTCCTCTCTATTCATTATccttatacatttttttctcttttctctcgCTCTCTCCTTCTTATCCACTCCTCCTTCCCTGTCTTCCCCTCCTCCTTCTATATTTCCCCTGGTTCCAGCACTACCAGGGGAGACCTTACTTCTCATACACTTCCCCTCATCTATTTATTCGCCTCTCAAACCCAAACCCcaatataaataatagtttCTCAGTGTCTATTTATACACTACGCCTCTCCACCACCACTCAACAAAAacgcaaattaaataaaaaactcaAATAACAGTAAGCTGACGCACGCGCTTCCTATTCACTCGCCGCCATCTTCTCTCCTTCGGAATCGAAAAGGAACGCGTGAGATTAATAACGAAGACTAGAGTATAAGTCTGTTTAATTGCattgtattaatattgttaactaatacataataaacaaatatatatcTCAAATCCAAGGAACAAAGGTGTGGATTATTTGTGCAAGAAACGATAACAGGTTATGGGTCCAGGAGGCTTGATTCGAATGGATTAAGAAAATTAAGGTTAACCGCGTGGAGGAAAACGATCTAAGAAATGGCGGTATGTGTTAAGAACtattttaaccctttcattacgggtgcctataggcggcggccgcgcgacgacctgtgtgtacgggtgttatatgtaaataactgaatattcatacaatatactcattttcatgtttttcctaTAATACGATGAAACAGTTGTTATGTAGCTCTTAAAAAAGTGTACATACAAGACAATCACAAAGTGGCGTTGAAAAACGTTAGTCCGAATATCGAAGACCACTGATGAGCAAAGTGCACACTTCGCGGCGCGGTGACCCGTTCAGTGGCGTCCCTCCAGCGGAGCGGACTGCCGTAAGGAAAGGGTTAACATTGATCCCTTAGTGGGAGATAATTATCACGCATGGAAATTTAGAGTTGAAACTATAATGATTGAACAAGATGTAAAAGA is from Megachile rotundata isolate GNS110a chromosome 2, iyMegRotu1, whole genome shotgun sequence and encodes:
- the LOC105663865 gene encoding uncharacterized protein LOC105663865, coding for MRSKVSPGSAGTRGNIEGGGEDREGGVDKKERAREKRKKCIRIMNREEEEIEKEVREEEIGEEGRTEDKSVKDKKGNEVLENLRKDWVLEYLSGEEEAVLTAAAKEKSEEESQERRKERNEEERMDIEECKKRSREREMEDDSREEEEGTERKRIKEVKEHEVGEENEENRLAGVTVLAMAEMPAPEEKKRWRGKIAKDATSVGHFSLESGARRSRSVSSERIEKDKEDNKVLQEKIGQKS